A section of the Flavobacteriales bacterium genome encodes:
- a CDS encoding gliding motility-associated C-terminal domain-containing protein, producing the protein MKRTLLRTLAAVALALIATAPVQATHLVGGNLGYVYQGETAPGSGLYRYQVYLEFYLNCGPNSNFQSLYELLGEDYGTPLFVGAYLQDPQNPNADKIKLQDIPVFLTDSLVIEPDLPDNCAVGQGLCTVKGTFVGQVDVPLNFGGLHLYYHMCCRNLDIDNLNNPNGTGIGYYAFVPPPLVNNSSPVFLGQPTPFLCIGDTATFLNSASDPDGDLLIFSFEIPYNSQNFGGGIIPPPATLTWPVNEVNYNPGFSLAQPFGAGGYAFINGATGLTRYMAPLQGNFVVAVEVKEFRNGQLIGRTRRDLQLQSIPCPPNATPAASTPIAASYTVQAGDQLCIDLAFDDADGDSLFLQAAGTIFDGNLTNPPATIGSPVEGDGTVGTQFCWSTACDQGQAQPYLFSVSVTDNGCPPLTIDVVVQVQVLPFAAQGPITGPVQVCTNTTGAAYSLPQGTGAGYAWTVTGGTLAGGNGTNAITVDWGAPGSGQVSVIVTDSLGCAAPPLTLDVTIAALPTANAGPDAVICAGDTVDLGGTPTGPPGSTFAWSPATGLSSTGAANPQAFPSATTTYIVQVNNGGCTNTDTVRVVVSQPQLDAGPDVALCVGDTVQLNATGTGSFLWTPAASLSDATAEDPLAFPTSTTNYSVTLTDSVGCTVTDQVLVTVNALPFANAGPDRQVCPLQGAPLTGAPTGPPGATFLWSPATGLNDPTLGAPIATPSVNTTYVVQVTDVNGCTNTDTVNVEVLAAPPVDAGPDLTICAGDTAQVLGGGGTAVNIEWTPANSGLSDESILNPLAFPGSTTTYVLWVQDINNCTATDTMTVFVNALPNADAGPDVALCLGGSAQLDGSGGTSYLWSPAAGLDDATAEDPVATVNGTTTYSVLVTDGNGCSATDSVTVTVNLPVNAGTDGSATLCSDGTSVDLNTLLGGTPDAGGTWSPSATYTPGSGGGVFSYVVAAQSPCVNDTAFVTIAEVTAPDAGSDATLDLCSTNTPVDLFSVLGGADPGGVWTDPNGVPFSGVFDPALWPGGSICTYFVPAQPPCTADTATVVVTVTTALDPGGSAIVNLCSSGASFSLTDSLTGTPDPAGTWSDPNNAPHGDVYDPAVDEPGVYTFSIAAQGGCPDTSATVTVTELAPPADAGADLTLCIGDTAQLNATGGPDYSWSPGTGLSATDIADPLAFPTGTTTYTLTVTDAQGCAASDAVTVTVNALPVVDAGADAAICAGTTTTLGGSPTAPPGSTILWSPGGGLSDPNVGNPTALPGATTTYIVGVQGPNGCVNSDTVTVTVNPLPVMSAGNDTTICTGASVQLDGSGTGSFLWTPSTGLSDPAVEDPIASPTGTTTYTLTVTDANQCSASDDVTVSVGSLPTAEAGPDVWVCPGFDVQLQGSGGTDYSWSPTAGLNDPTSASPLAAPSSTTIYTLTVTDAAGCSGTDQVTVTVNDDPPVDAGPDQTACFGNAVVIGGAPSSIPGSTFLWLPGSGLDDPTAANPTATPTTTTLYTLVVTNDTCTAQDQVLVTIAGEAQAAFTVRLEPRCDGLRAYVTDLSQGAVSWQWTFSDGTTSTEPQPSPVLPYGGDLTVTLTITDAQGCTASITQNYPAGTLDDHTDITVPNIFTPNGDGNNDLFGPITDAELGGCLQMSIFNRWGQKMWESLGNATRWDGRTFAGEPAVVGTYFYVMDLNGVRYEGSIQLMR; encoded by the coding sequence ATGAAGCGAACCCTCCTCCGCACCCTGGCCGCCGTGGCCCTGGCGCTGATCGCCACCGCCCCGGTGCAGGCCACCCACCTGGTGGGCGGCAACCTGGGTTATGTGTACCAAGGTGAAACGGCCCCGGGCAGCGGGCTCTACCGCTACCAGGTCTACCTCGAGTTCTACCTCAACTGCGGTCCGAACTCCAACTTCCAGTCGCTGTATGAACTGCTCGGCGAGGACTACGGCACCCCGCTGTTCGTCGGCGCGTACCTGCAGGACCCGCAGAACCCCAACGCGGACAAGATCAAGCTGCAGGACATCCCGGTGTTCCTCACCGACTCGCTGGTGATCGAACCCGACCTGCCGGACAACTGTGCGGTGGGCCAGGGCCTGTGCACCGTGAAGGGCACCTTCGTGGGGCAGGTGGACGTGCCGCTCAACTTCGGTGGGCTGCACCTGTACTACCACATGTGCTGCCGCAACCTGGACATCGACAATCTGAACAACCCCAACGGCACGGGCATCGGGTATTACGCGTTCGTTCCTCCGCCTCTGGTGAACAACTCGAGCCCGGTGTTCCTGGGCCAGCCCACGCCCTTCCTGTGCATCGGCGACACGGCCACCTTCCTCAACTCGGCCAGCGACCCCGATGGCGACCTGCTGATCTTCTCCTTCGAGATCCCCTACAACTCGCAGAACTTCGGCGGGGGCATCATCCCGCCGCCCGCCACGCTCACCTGGCCGGTGAACGAGGTGAACTACAACCCAGGCTTCAGCCTGGCGCAGCCGTTCGGCGCGGGCGGCTATGCCTTCATCAACGGTGCCACGGGCCTCACGCGCTACATGGCGCCGCTGCAGGGCAACTTCGTGGTGGCGGTGGAGGTGAAGGAGTTCCGCAACGGGCAGCTGATCGGGCGCACGCGGCGCGACCTGCAGCTGCAATCGATCCCCTGCCCGCCCAACGCCACGCCGGCCGCCAGCACACCCATCGCCGCCAGCTACACGGTGCAGGCCGGCGACCAGCTCTGCATCGACCTGGCCTTCGATGATGCCGATGGCGATTCGCTGTTCCTGCAGGCCGCCGGCACCATCTTCGACGGCAACCTGACGAACCCGCCCGCCACCATTGGCAGCCCCGTGGAGGGCGATGGAACGGTGGGCACCCAGTTCTGCTGGAGCACGGCCTGCGATCAGGGGCAGGCCCAGCCCTACCTGTTCAGCGTGAGCGTGACGGACAACGGCTGCCCGCCGCTCACCATCGACGTGGTGGTGCAGGTACAGGTGCTGCCCTTCGCCGCGCAGGGGCCGATCACCGGTCCCGTGCAGGTGTGCACGAACACGACGGGCGCAGCGTACAGCCTGCCGCAGGGCACCGGTGCGGGCTACGCATGGACGGTGACCGGCGGCACCCTTGCGGGCGGCAACGGCACGAACGCCATCACCGTGGACTGGGGCGCCCCTGGGAGCGGGCAGGTGAGCGTGATCGTGACCGACAGCCTGGGCTGTGCGGCCCCACCCTTGACGCTCGATGTCACCATCGCTGCGCTCCCCACGGCGAACGCCGGCCCGGATGCCGTGATCTGTGCAGGGGATACCGTGGACCTTGGCGGCACCCCCACCGGCCCACCAGGCAGCACCTTCGCCTGGAGCCCTGCGACCGGGCTCAGCAGCACGGGCGCGGCCAACCCGCAGGCATTCCCATCCGCCACCACCACCTACATCGTGCAGGTGAACAACGGCGGCTGCACGAACACTGATACCGTGCGCGTCGTGGTGTCACAGCCGCAACTGGATGCCGGACCCGATGTGGCGCTCTGCGTGGGTGACACCGTGCAGCTCAACGCTACCGGCACGGGCAGCTTCCTCTGGACACCCGCGGCCAGCCTGAGCGACGCCACCGCCGAAGACCCGCTCGCCTTCCCGACCAGCACCACCAACTACAGCGTGACCCTCACCGACAGCGTGGGCTGCACGGTGACGGACCAGGTGCTGGTGACGGTGAACGCCCTGCCCTTCGCCAACGCCGGACCCGACCGACAGGTATGCCCGTTGCAGGGAGCACCGCTCACGGGTGCACCCACAGGACCACCGGGGGCCACCTTCCTGTGGAGCCCGGCCACGGGATTGAACGACCCGACGCTGGGCGCGCCGATCGCCACACCGTCGGTGAACACCACCTATGTGGTGCAGGTGACCGATGTGAACGGATGCACCAACACCGATACCGTGAACGTGGAGGTGCTGGCCGCTCCTCCTGTGGACGCGGGCCCCGACCTGACGATCTGCGCTGGCGATACCGCGCAGGTCCTGGGTGGGGGCGGGACGGCGGTGAACATCGAATGGACGCCCGCCAACAGCGGTCTGAGCGATGAGAGCATCCTCAACCCGCTGGCCTTCCCCGGCAGCACCACCACCTACGTGCTCTGGGTCCAGGACATCAACAACTGCACGGCCACCGATACGATGACCGTGTTCGTGAACGCGCTGCCCAACGCCGACGCCGGTCCGGATGTGGCCCTGTGCCTGGGCGGCAGCGCCCAGCTCGATGGCAGTGGTGGCACCAGCTACCTCTGGAGCCCGGCCGCCGGACTGGATGACGCGACCGCGGAAGACCCGGTGGCCACCGTGAACGGCACCACCACCTACAGCGTGCTGGTGACGGACGGCAACGGATGCAGCGCGACCGACAGCGTGACCGTGACGGTGAACCTGCCGGTGAACGCAGGCACGGATGGTTCCGCCACGTTGTGCAGCGATGGAACCAGCGTGGACCTGAACACCCTGCTCGGCGGCACGCCCGATGCGGGCGGCACCTGGAGCCCCTCGGCCACCTACACCCCCGGCAGCGGTGGTGGTGTGTTCAGCTATGTGGTGGCCGCGCAGTCCCCGTGCGTGAACGACACCGCCTTCGTCACCATCGCCGAGGTGACCGCCCCGGACGCGGGTTCGGATGCGACGCTGGACCTGTGCAGCACGAACACACCGGTGGACCTCTTCTCCGTGCTGGGCGGCGCCGACCCCGGTGGCGTGTGGACCGATCCGAACGGTGTGCCCTTCAGCGGCGTGTTCGATCCAGCGCTCTGGCCGGGCGGCAGCATCTGCACCTACTTCGTTCCGGCGCAGCCCCCCTGCACGGCGGACACGGCCACGGTGGTGGTGACCGTGACGACCGCGCTCGACCCCGGGGGATCGGCCATCGTGAACCTCTGCAGCAGCGGCGCCTCGTTCAGCCTCACCGATTCGCTCACCGGCACGCCCGATCCCGCAGGCACCTGGAGCGATCCGAACAACGCGCCGCACGGCGATGTGTACGATCCGGCCGTGGATGAACCCGGGGTGTACACCTTCAGCATCGCGGCACAGGGGGGATGCCCGGACACGAGCGCCACAGTGACCGTGACGGAACTGGCGCCGCCGGCGGACGCCGGTGCGGACCTGACCCTCTGCATCGGTGACACGGCGCAGCTCAACGCCACCGGCGGACCGGACTACAGCTGGTCGCCAGGCACCGGGCTCAGCGCCACCGACATCGCCGACCCGCTGGCCTTCCCCACGGGCACGACCACGTATACGCTGACCGTGACCGACGCGCAAGGCTGTGCGGCCAGCGACGCGGTGACCGTGACGGTGAACGCGCTGCCCGTGGTGGACGCCGGCGCGGACGCCGCCATCTGTGCGGGAACCACCACGACCCTGGGCGGATCGCCCACCGCGCCGCCGGGCAGCACCATCCTGTGGAGCCCCGGTGGTGGCCTCAGCGACCCGAACGTGGGCAACCCCACCGCACTACCGGGCGCCACCACCACCTACATCGTCGGCGTGCAGGGCCCCAACGGCTGCGTGAACAGCGACACGGTGACCGTGACGGTGAACCCGCTGCCGGTGATGAGCGCGGGCAACGACACCACCATCTGCACCGGCGCGAGCGTGCAGTTGGACGGCAGTGGTACGGGCAGTTTCCTGTGGACACCAAGCACCGGCCTCAGCGACCCGGCAGTGGAGGATCCCATCGCCTCGCCCACCGGCACCACCACCTACACGCTCACGGTGACGGACGCCAACCAGTGCAGCGCGAGCGATGACGTCACCGTGAGCGTCGGCTCGCTGCCCACGGCGGAGGCCGGACCCGATGTGTGGGTCTGCCCCGGTTTCGACGTGCAGCTGCAGGGCTCGGGCGGCACGGACTACAGCTGGTCGCCCACCGCCGGGCTGAACGACCCCACGAGCGCAAGCCCGCTGGCGGCGCCGTCCAGCACCACCATCTACACGTTGACCGTGACCGACGCGGCCGGCTGCAGTGGCACCGACCAGGTGACCGTGACGGTGAACGACGACCCGCCGGTGGATGCCGGTCCCGACCAGACCGCCTGCTTCGGCAATGCGGTGGTGATCGGTGGAGCGCCGAGCTCCATCCCGGGCTCCACCTTCCTGTGGCTGCCCGGTTCCGGGCTGGACGACCCCACGGCGGCCAATCCCACGGCGACACCGACGACGACGACGCTGTACACGCTTGTGGTGACGAACGACACGTGCACGGCGCAGGACCAGGTGTTGGTGACCATCGCGGGTGAGGCGCAGGCCGCCTTCACCGTGCGGCTGGAGCCGCGTTGCGACGGGCTGCGCGCCTACGTCACCGACCTGAGCCAGGGCGCGGTGAGCTGGCAGTGGACCTTCAGCGACGGCACCACCTCCACCGAACCGCAACCCTCGCCCGTCCTGCCCTACGGCGGCGACCTCACGGTGACGCTCACCATCACCGACGCGCAGGGCTGCACCGCGTCCATCACGCAGAACTACCCGGCCGGCACGCTGGACGACCACACGGACATCACGGTGCCGAACATCTTC